A segment of the Symmachiella macrocystis genome:
CTTCATGGTGGAATCTTGAAGTCGCGGTTTGGCCACGCTTTGATTCATTTGAGTTGGCGGAAACGGCAGGACGGAACCATCCCCATTTTGAGCCTGCGCTGCTCTGGAAAAAGTCAAGCAGAGAACGCAGCACATAAGCGGCACAAGCCGTAGCGTCCGTCGGTTGCGTTCTAGGTCCAACACGTTGCCCACGCCCGTGTGAAACACAAGATTCATTACTACTTTTCCTGTAGCTGTTTAATTGCGACCAATAACTCGGTCCTGAATGAACCGCTTGATTGTCTCAATCAGGTCCCAGTCGAAGACCATTCCAAGCGCAGGCGCACTCATAATGGCAACGTAGTTAGAAGTGCTAATCGACCAGAAAGAAATGAAACTTCGACCGCGCCGAGGTTTGGAATCGTAAACACTATGATCGCTAAGAATGTGATCGCCGCAGCACTGAGAACTGCTGTGACACAACGCCTAGCAGTGAATTTCGATGAAATTCGAATCGTCAATCAGCCAGGGGAATATTATACAGTGGAAATGTGTCCAATACACGTCGAAAGGAATTCTAGCCGCCGATTAAAGGCGAGTGATGGAAAAAATTTGCGTTGACCAGGATAACGACGTCGGAAATTTGTTTTCGCTAAGTCTGTGCTCTCAGGCCAGCCCATCATTGAACATTTTCCGGATTCCCCTTCTGTTCCAAGACCTTGAGGAACCTCACACTATTAGGCGGAAATGATGCTGATTCCAGGTTTTCGATAGTCCGAGGTTTGTGGCAAATTCAATCTGGACTGATGAGACGCACTGCCTCTCCGTGTCGCGAATCTGGCGTCTCTTCTTTCTAGAGCGGGGTGCTGTCTACAATTCCCCTCAAGATCGGTACCAAGCTCGAATTTGATCGAAGCAACGACCAGTAGCAGTCAGACGCAACATTGCTGACGAAGGAGAACGGGATGTGGGGGGTGGAATTGATCATCGTGCTGTGCATGATTGCGGTCAATGGAATCTTTGCAGGCTATGAAATTGCGCTGGCCTCCGTCTCTTTGTCGCGCTTGCAGGTCTTACTGCAGGAGAAACGCGCGGGGGCGAAATCTGCATTCTACATGAAGGAGAACATGGAATCGAGTTTGGCGACGGTCCAGTTGGGCATTACGCTCGTTGGAGCCATTGCTGCAGCGACAGGCGGCGCGGGGGCTTCCGAGAAATTCGCCCCGTACCTGCGCGAAACGTTTCAGATATCGGTCGGAGCTGCGGAATTTTGGGCGATCACGGCGGTGGTTGTGCCGTTGACCGTCGCCACGATCATCTTTGGCGAGTTGATTCCCAAAGTCTTTGCCATCCGCAACAAAGAGTGGGTCTGCTTGCGGATGTCGAATGCGATCAAGTGGTTTTCTTGGAGCGTGTGGCCGGTCGTACGGTTTTTGGAGATGGCGGTCAATTGGTTGATGAAGCTGGGGCAACGGCATTGGCAAACCAGGATCGACGATCAGGTTAGTACGGAGTCTCCTGAACTCCAAGAACTGCATGCGAGCGCCACGTTAGCCCGCTGGTCTCGCCAAATCGGTGCCCAGGAGGAGAAAATCATTCATGGGGCAACTGCATTGTCCCAACGTCTAGTTCAAGACATCATGCTCCCGGCCAGCAGTATTAGTATGCTCGACGTCAATGCGTCGATCAGTGACTGTTTGGTCGCCGCCCATCTCGACATGCACACTCGGTTTCCCGTGACGGAACGAACCGACGACCCGCAGGCGATCATCGGTTACGTCAATTTCAAGGATATTGTTGCGCATATGAGGTTGTCGCCGCATGACCGATCATTGCGGGCTATTGTGCGGACCATCACCAGTTTTGAGGAAACCACTCCCGCCTCCTCCTGTTTGGAAACGGTGATCAAAGAACACCGACACATTGCGCTGGTTCGTGACGATGCCATGCATGTCGTGGGCATGGTCACATTAGAGGATATGATCGAGGAACTCGTGGGTGAGATTGAGGACGAATACGATCGGCTTCCCGCTCATGTTGTCCCCACAGGCAGCGGGTGGATAGTCGGTGGCGGCATCACCCTCAACCATCTTGCGGAGTTGTCCAAAATCGACTTGGCCAACGATTTGCCGCAGCAGGGGGCACGCAGCCTGAATGAATGGATCATTGGACATCTTGGCCGAGCGGTTCAGGGAGGCGAGACACTCGAACGGGGACAGGTGCGCGTGGTCGTTCGCAAAGTCCGTCGGCAGAAAGTCCTGGAAGCTCAAATAGAAGGCAGCCCGGCAATCAGTGTGGAAGCTTGAAGCAAGAGCGAGTTAGTGCAGACGCTCAGTACTGTGGTTGAAGTGATTTCAAGCCTGCCAAGCGCCCAATGCCTGGCGAATCACAACCAATTGGCCCAAGTGGTAGGCGTTGTGATCAGCCACCAACAGGGCCTCACGCAAAATCGTTTGCCCACTGCCATGAGGAATCACAGCAAACAGGTCCGTCGCCGGATTAGAGACGAGGTCCACCATCTCCTGCAAATCGGATTTGAAGCTTGCCACGGTCTCGTGCCACGCTGCTGAGTCTGGCGGTGCATCACCGTCGGGCCAGTATCCTACGGGGAAATCGGGAGAGACGTGATCGGGATTGCGTGAAAATTCTAGAATGTCCCATTGAGCAATCCGCATATGCTCCAGCAGTCGCCAGGGAGTATGGGAGACACCTTGAATTATGGCACCGCGGAGTTCAGCGGGTAAATCGGCAATCGCTTTGTCAAAGTGCAAGTGCCCACCGCCGCCATTGAGCAGGTAGATGGCGTGGTCTCGGAGTGCTTGGTCGGACATCGGGACGTTTCCATTCGAAATAATTCAGGGCTTTAAAATCGGAGAGCAAGATTCACGGGCCGGTTACGGTTCGTCGATGCCCACAAACGCAAAACGGGAGACCTGTTCCCCAGCGACTTCAACGGTCTCCAAAAACATCGCCTTGGGGCGGACCCAAAGTCCGTGTTCGCCGTAATCCTGCCGGTATACGACCAACTCTTCTTCGGTTTCGCTATGTTTGGCAACTCCGATGACGATGTAGTCGTTGCCTTTGTAGTGTCGGTAACGTCCTGTTTTCATGGTGTTTTCTCTCCGGGTGTGATTTCTGCCAAAGCTCGCTGTAGCGGACAATCCTCTGAGATGAACTCGCCGCGCCGATAATGACTCAAGATGCCTTTAGAATGTTGGGCGAGCATGCGGCGCACTTCACGTCGTTTGCCTTTGACACGTGGTATCGGCATGGAGTCGTAGGCGGTGGTTTGGTGCCGCATCCAAGCAATGACGGCTGCTTCGGCCCGTTGTTCTACGGGAATTCGCTTTGTGCGAGCCACCGTGCCGCTTCCCACCGGTGTGGCGTGTTGGGTAATCGCCCGCGCCATCCGCTGCGCTAGCTCGGCGTGATTGGAATGGAAGTCGAGGAAGGCGACAACGGCTTCGAAGAATTCATCGACATATTCCGTTTGCGTTTTCTCGCGGCGGCGAGCGCTTGCCAATTTTCGTTTGGCATACGCCTCTGTGGATCGCTCCGCTTCGAGATCCGCACGTATTTGCTCAATCGTGTCCGCCGGAGCCCAGACGCCGCGAGAGAAAACTTTTCGCCCTTTCTTCTCTTGCACGACCCAATGCTCCCCAGCAGTCTTCACGCGACGGGTCAAAGCCGCATCACCGGGCAAAAGTAATGCCCAGCCTGCGGGAACCGTCAGGACATTCCCATCCGCAGATCTCACGGTGTTTTCCCTGGGACCGGGTAAAAACGTATTGTCGGTCATTTCTTTTTAGGTTTCCTGGCAAACATGCGCTGTTAGTCGTCCCTGCCGACTCTGCCATCGTAATCGGTAAATATAGATTTCACATGCCCCACTAAAACCTCGACCAACGCAGCATCAGAGGTGAGCGGTGTGGTTGAGTCCAGCTCACCCTTGCGAGCCGCCAAAATAATCGCCGCCAAAACATGCTCAACATCGACCGGCAAGTTCGTCGGTTCTTCGAGCTGAATTGCCAGATCGAATAGCAAATCAGCCAACCCCGGATCTACGGTCGCCTGTCCCGCCGCATCCAGGAAAATGCCGGGGACAATGGGTTGGTTATCGCTGTGGGGCATATGGAATTCACTTCCAGAGGAACACGGACTCACTTGAAATCAGATCATTAGGACCTTGCCGTTATATTTGATCCACTGAGAATGGTGAGTATCTTCTTGCTGAATCGACTCTGCAAGTCGTGTTCATAGAACGGATTGTGATTAAAAAAAGAGGGCCGACAGTTTTGCGTCGTCGGGCCGCGTTGACGGTGAATCTTCTTTGCTGGGATGTTATGCTGAATCCCACACAACACGTGGTACCATTCATGGAATAGCAGTTCACACGGGACGCAGAACGACAACCATGAAATCCTCAATTTGGCTGATCGCGATTTTGCTGTTGAGTCTGCTTCCAACCAGCAGCCGCGCGGATGAAAACGACGACGTCTTTGAAGCGAAGATTCGACCGGTCCTGGTCGGCTCGTGCTTGCGTTGCCACAATGATACGAAGACGTCGGGGGGGCTCCGCGTCGATTCGTTGGAGGCGCTCCTCGAAGGGGGCGACTCCGGTCCTGCGATCGTGCCGGGCAATCCAGACGAGAGCCTGCTCATCCAAGCGATTCAGCGGCAGGCGGATGTCTATGCAATGCCACCCGATAAGGACAATGCACTGCGTCCCGATCAAGTTGCGGCGTTTGTCGCGTGGGTCAATGCGGGAGCCGTCTGGCCTGCGAATACCGCGAAATTTGAAGTCGCGACACACTGGTCGTTCCAGCCGATCCGTGATCCCCAACCGCCGCTTGTACATGACAAAGCGTGGGTAAAAACCAGTCTCGATGCATTCATCCGCGCAAAGCAGGAAGCGGCGGGAGTTCACCCCGCGCCGGTCGCTGACAAACGGACGCTGATTCGCCGAGCGACTTTCGATCTCACGGGACTGCCGCCGACGCCGGCAGAGGTTACGGCATTTGAGAAAGATGCTTCTTCACAGGCTTTTGAAAAAGTCGTCGATCGATTGCTCAAGTCTCCCACTTATGGAGAACGCTGGGGACGGCACTGGCTCGATGTGGTCCGCTACGCCGACACAGCAGGCGAGACGGCAGATTACCCGGTGCCGCTGGCTTGGCGGTATCGCAACTACGTTATCGATGCGTTCAACAACGACAAGCCCTATGACGAATTCCTGCGTGAACAAATTGCGGGGGATATTCTAGCCGAGCAAGGTCCGCGCGAGCGTTATGCCGAGCGGGCGACAGCGACCGGATTTCTTGCGATCTCGCGACGGTTCGGCTTCGACTCGGAAAATTATCACCACCTGACCATTCAAGACACGATCGACACACTGGGACAATCGGTGCTCGGTTTGAGTCTCGGTTGTGCCCGCTGTCACGACCATAAGTTTGACCCGTTGTCGATGCGGGACTACTACGGCCTGTACGGCATCTTCGACAGCAGCCGCTATGCGTTCCCTGGGTCTGAGCAAAAAAAACAAGTCCGGGCCATGCTGCCATTGATACCAGTGCAAGAGTCACGGGACAAATGGCTTGAATTCGATGCACGTGTGGCGTCGATAGCAGCCAGTCTAGAACAACAAAATCAACAGGCCCCGACCGCAATCCTGCGATCCCTGCACGACATTGACGGCGACTTCGAGATGCAGGCGGCTGCGGCGGGCGGCAGTAATGGCGTGCTTGTTCCGCCCTGGCTGTTTGCAGGACAAATTTCCGTTACGAATACGGCACAAAGCCCGTTTAAGAATCTCTATCCGCGCGGCAAAGTGGGCATCAGCATCCCCGCCGCGGCAGGTGAGTATCGGGTCGCTCAAGCACTCTACCCGCGCCGTTCCGCGGACAACTGTGACGTGCTCTACGTGAACCTCGACTTTCGTGCAGCCGCGTCTGATGGCAACGTCACGGAGCCGCATCGTTTCTGGATCGGAAGCATGCCGGCTTCACCTGCCATCGAAGTCCTCATCTCACCAGAATCCCTGGCTTTGCAGATCGGAGAGACGCTTGAAACCATTGGCCCCCTGAAGCCGAATGAATGGCACAATCTGCAACTGGCTCTCGATTTGAAGCACCGTACCGTGTCAGGCAGCCTCGGCACGCCGGAAAGTATCACCAAGTTCTCAGGCAAGCCGTTCTCGCTCGGGTGGTCCGGTGCCATCGACTTGGTCGTGCTGGACGCCCGCAGCCATACGGGCACAACACTTGCGGCCATTGAATATGACAATCTCGGAATCTACGACTCACCCATCGCGCGCGTTTCGCTCGAGCCGCCGACACGCGCCGCAGGGACCAATGAACTGGATTACGCCGCTCTGACGCAAGAACTAGCGGAGCTGACTGGCTTCGACGGCGACTTTGAATTGCAGACCAAAGACCACCCCCTTGCCAGCCCTTGGGAACCGGGACCAAATAGTGTCGTCGAAGCGTTGCACAGCTCGCAAAGCCCATTCCGCAACACCTTCCCTCCAGGCGAACTAGGCATCCACATGCCGAATCGGGCAGAGTACGACGGTTTTGGACGCAAGATCAGCAATGCGACGCCCAACGATCAGGGGCAACTCTTCGTCAGCTTTGATTTTCGTTGTGCGAACATGGACGCCGGAGGCAACGGTTCATGGCGTTACTATCTCGGCCACGGCCCCGGTAACTCGGCGGCGGTTGAATTATTCTTCAACGGCACTACATTTTTTCGTTCCAGCGCCAAAGCTCACAAAGTCGTCGGCCCGTTGGTTGTGGGCGCATGGTATCAGGTCCAACTTACACTAAACTTGAATACCAAGACCTATGCCGGCCTGCTCACGTCCCGCGCGGGTCAGGTGGAGTTCTCGGGCAAATTGTCGGCCACCTGGGACGGGACGATCGATTACACGTTTATCGACAGCTACGGCCACATCGGCGGTGTGCGGCCTGCCCTCGACGCTGACAATATTGTGGTCTCCGCAACCGGATTGCCCACGTTTGAAGCGGATCCAGTTGAAGCGGCGGATACTGACCGCGAAACACGGCGTGCCAGGATCAAGGTGATTGGCCAACAACTCGAGTCGTTTCACCCTGGTGAGGAAATCAATAAGCTACTTGCAGAGGGGCCGTTTGCGATGGCCTACGGCATGGCTGAAGGGACGCCGCATAATGCGCGGATTCAACTCCGCGGCGAGCCGGATCAACCCGGCAACGAAGTCCCGCGCGGTTTCATCAAAGTACTTGGCGGCGGTCTGCTAGAAGCAGAGACACCGGGGAGCGGGCGGCTGGAACTCGCCCAGTGGCTGACGCGCGTCGACAATCCGTTGACTGCGCGCGTGATGGTCAATCGCATCTGGCAGTACCACTTTGGCCGTGGACTTGTCAAAACGCCTAACGACTTCGGAGTCCGAGGAATTCTCCCGACGCACCCCGACTTGCTCGATCATTTGGCGACACAATTTACGCGCGGCGGCTGGTCGGTAAAGTCACTGCACCGGTTGATCATGCTGAGCGCGACGTATCAACAAGCCTCAGTCGTAACGACGGCGCAAACACAACCGCCAACCACAGCAGCCATAAGTGATCTTTACGTTCGCTTTTCGCGACGGCGACTCAGTGCTGAGGAAATTCGTGACGCGATTCTCGCGGTCAGTGGCGAGCTTGATACGACACCCGCGCGCGAACATTCGTTTCCGGCGCCGACCAGTTGGGGCTTTTCGCAACACGGCCCGTTCAGCGCAGTTTATGACCACAACAAACGTAGCGTCTACCTGATGACGCAACGTCTTAAACGGCATCCGTTCCTGGCACTGTTCGACGGTGCTGACCCGAATGCATCGACTGCTGAACGACTCGGGACGACGGTGCCGACACAGGCGTTGTTCTTTCTCAACGATCCGTTTGTCCACAAGAAAGCCGAAAAGTGGGCGACTCATTTGCAAGCGGCCAGCGCCGATGAAACAGAAGTGATCGAACGGGCTTGGTCCCGCGCCGTTGGCCGTTTACCGACCGAGACGGAACGCCACGAAGCAACCGAGTTCCTCGCGGCCTATCGCGCTGAACTCAGTGCGGCAAAAATGGACAACATCGAAACCCGCTCGCTGGCTGCCTACTTGCGCACGTTGATCGGCAGCAATGAATTTCTGCATGTGGATTGAGTGATCTCATGAAAGACAAACTCGCATCAGAACTAACTCGCCGCGGCATGCTGCGCTCCATCGTCGGCGGCTCGACGCTGCTGCCGGGAATCGTATCACAACTGCTGGCCGCCGACGGCGCCATGACGGTTCCGCCCGATCCCCTACAACCCAAGCCAACGCATTTCCCACCGAAAGCGAAGCAAGTTATCTTTCTGTATATGAGCGGCGGCGTCTCTCATGTGGACTCCTGGGATCCGAAGCCGAAGTTATTTGCCGATGCGGGAAAAACAGTTCCGATCAATGAATTTCAAGGCCGCAAAGGGGACTACAACATGTTCCTCAAGCGTCCGCAGTGGGATTTCGCTCCGCACGGAGAATGCGGCACGGAGGTCAGCGGATTGTTCCCACACATGGCCGAATGTGTTGACGACTTGTGCGTCATCCGCTCGATGAAGTCGGACCATACGAACCACTATGAGGCGACGCTCGGCATTCACACTGGCTCGTTTACGTTTGCGCGGCCTAGCATTGGTTCGTGGGTTAGCTATGGCCTGGGAACACTGAATCGCAATTTACCGTCGTTCATCGCCATCGCGCCAAAATCACCCTATGCGGGGGGCCAAGTCTGGGGGAGCGACTTTCTGCCGGGGGCACATCAGGGAACGCTCGTTGTCCCTGGACGCGAGCCGGTTGCCAACATCCAGCGCCGCGCCGCAAGCAACCGTTTACAGGAACTGGAACTCCGAGCAATGGAAAAACTCAACCGGCGGCATCTCACGCCGCGGGGTGATGACCCATTGCTCACGGCGCGAATGAAGTCATTCGAAACCGCCTTCGGTATGCAGTCCGAGATGCCGGGCGTATTTGATCTCTCCAAGGAATCCGATGAGACGTTGGATCTCTACGGGTTACAGCGTGGCAGTACACAGGGCTTCGCCTGGCAATGTCTTGTCGCCCGCAGGCTCGTCGAACGTGGCGTCCGGTTTGTGGAACTGATCGATGTTGGTTCGTCGAATAACTGGGACGCGCACGGCGACATGCTCACCCACGCCCCACTGGCCAAGAATGTTGACCAGCCCATCGCCGGTTTGTTACGCGATTTGAAACGGCGAGGCATGCTGGAAGAGACACTTGTCGTTTGGACGACTGAGTTCGGCCGCACGCCGTTTAACGCCGCTGCCGGTGCCGCTGGTCGCGAGCATCATCATTGGGCTTTCTCATCCTGGCTTGCTGGCGCCGGGGTGAAACCGGGCATCACCTATGGGGAATCGGATGAATACGGCATCAATACCAGCGAGAATCCGGTCCACGTTCACGACTTCCACGCGACGATCCTGCACCTCATGGGCTTGGACCACGAACGTCTCACCTACCGACACACCGGCCGTGACTACCGTCTGACCGACGTGCATGGAAACGTGGTGCAGGAAATCCTTGCGTGAACGGAATCCGAATTCCCTCACCACAAATAACAACAAGAAATCGCACCACTGCTCTTCGCTGTTGCGTTACACCTTCAGTCTCTTGCGTTCAGTGCAAAAACAACAGGACCTTCTGCTATGATCAATCACCTCGATCGTCGTCAGTTTCTCGCCGCTGGAGCAGTCATGCTCAGTCGTCCGGCTTTGGCCCAGTCCAGCAACGAACTGGTCCGCTCTATTTCGACAGAGACATTGTGGCGCAATCGAGATGGTCAGTCGGTCACGTGGTTTCATCCCCGCGCATGTCGGCTGCCGGACCAGGACGGCGTCCCGATGGCGTTGATGACGTTACAAGAGATCGGTGGGTCCGATTATTTTGGACCGGTCCATTGGTCGACTTCCAAGGATCTCGGCAAGGTCTGGACCAAGCCGCAACCGATTCCCGCACTAGGCCGCGTTCCGGTCCCCGATCATGAGGGACTCCAGGCGGGCGTTTGTGACGTGGTTCCTCAGTATCATGAACAAACCAAATCGGTCCTGGCGATGGGGCACGTTGTTTTCTACCGGGGTCCACGTTTCGCCCGCGGCGACCAGTTGGCAAGGTATCCCGTCTACACCGTGAGAAAACAGGACGGATCGTGGTCAGAGCGGAAACGATTAGAGTGGGATAATCCGCGCGGCTCGTTTATCTATACCAACAATTGCGGCCAACGCGTGATCCTGCCCGATGGCGACATTTTGCTCGCGTTGACATTCGGCGACAAACCGACACATCGCTCGGTGGCCGGCGTCCGCTGCGGATTCGACGGTG
Coding sequences within it:
- a CDS encoding DUF1653 domain-containing protein, which codes for MKTGRYRHYKGNDYIVIGVAKHSETEEELVVYRQDYGEHGLWVRPKAMFLETVEVAGEQVSRFAFVGIDEP
- a CDS encoding PSD1 and planctomycete cytochrome C domain-containing protein, which codes for MKSSIWLIAILLLSLLPTSSRADENDDVFEAKIRPVLVGSCLRCHNDTKTSGGLRVDSLEALLEGGDSGPAIVPGNPDESLLIQAIQRQADVYAMPPDKDNALRPDQVAAFVAWVNAGAVWPANTAKFEVATHWSFQPIRDPQPPLVHDKAWVKTSLDAFIRAKQEAAGVHPAPVADKRTLIRRATFDLTGLPPTPAEVTAFEKDASSQAFEKVVDRLLKSPTYGERWGRHWLDVVRYADTAGETADYPVPLAWRYRNYVIDAFNNDKPYDEFLREQIAGDILAEQGPRERYAERATATGFLAISRRFGFDSENYHHLTIQDTIDTLGQSVLGLSLGCARCHDHKFDPLSMRDYYGLYGIFDSSRYAFPGSEQKKQVRAMLPLIPVQESRDKWLEFDARVASIAASLEQQNQQAPTAILRSLHDIDGDFEMQAAAAGGSNGVLVPPWLFAGQISVTNTAQSPFKNLYPRGKVGISIPAAAGEYRVAQALYPRRSADNCDVLYVNLDFRAAASDGNVTEPHRFWIGSMPASPAIEVLISPESLALQIGETLETIGPLKPNEWHNLQLALDLKHRTVSGSLGTPESITKFSGKPFSLGWSGAIDLVVLDARSHTGTTLAAIEYDNLGIYDSPIARVSLEPPTRAAGTNELDYAALTQELAELTGFDGDFELQTKDHPLASPWEPGPNSVVEALHSSQSPFRNTFPPGELGIHMPNRAEYDGFGRKISNATPNDQGQLFVSFDFRCANMDAGGNGSWRYYLGHGPGNSAAVELFFNGTTFFRSSAKAHKVVGPLVVGAWYQVQLTLNLNTKTYAGLLTSRAGQVEFSGKLSATWDGTIDYTFIDSYGHIGGVRPALDADNIVVSATGLPTFEADPVEAADTDRETRRARIKVIGQQLESFHPGEEINKLLAEGPFAMAYGMAEGTPHNARIQLRGEPDQPGNEVPRGFIKVLGGGLLEAETPGSGRLELAQWLTRVDNPLTARVMVNRIWQYHFGRGLVKTPNDFGVRGILPTHPDLLDHLATQFTRGGWSVKSLHRLIMLSATYQQASVVTTAQTQPPTTAAISDLYVRFSRRRLSAEEIRDAILAVSGELDTTPAREHSFPAPTSWGFSQHGPFSAVYDHNKRSVYLMTQRLKRHPFLALFDGADPNASTAERLGTTVPTQALFFLNDPFVHKKAEKWATHLQAASADETEVIERAWSRAVGRLPTETERHEATEFLAAYRAELSAAKMDNIETRSLAAYLRTLIGSNEFLHVD
- a CDS encoding hemolysin family protein, encoding MWGVELIIVLCMIAVNGIFAGYEIALASVSLSRLQVLLQEKRAGAKSAFYMKENMESSLATVQLGITLVGAIAAATGGAGASEKFAPYLRETFQISVGAAEFWAITAVVVPLTVATIIFGELIPKVFAIRNKEWVCLRMSNAIKWFSWSVWPVVRFLEMAVNWLMKLGQRHWQTRIDDQVSTESPELQELHASATLARWSRQIGAQEEKIIHGATALSQRLVQDIMLPASSISMLDVNASISDCLVAAHLDMHTRFPVTERTDDPQAIIGYVNFKDIVAHMRLSPHDRSLRAIVRTITSFEETTPASSCLETVIKEHRHIALVRDDAMHVVGMVTLEDMIEELVGEIEDEYDRLPAHVVPTGSGWIVGGGITLNHLAELSKIDLANDLPQQGARSLNEWIIGHLGRAVQGGETLERGQVRVVVRKVRRQKVLEAQIEGSPAISVEA
- a CDS encoding DinB family protein is translated as MSDQALRDHAIYLLNGGGGHLHFDKAIADLPAELRGAIIQGVSHTPWRLLEHMRIAQWDILEFSRNPDHVSPDFPVGYWPDGDAPPDSAAWHETVASFKSDLQEMVDLVSNPATDLFAVIPHGSGQTILREALLVADHNAYHLGQLVVIRQALGAWQA
- a CDS encoding sialidase family protein; its protein translation is MINHLDRRQFLAAGAVMLSRPALAQSSNELVRSISTETLWRNRDGQSVTWFHPRACRLPDQDGVPMALMTLQEIGGSDYFGPVHWSTSKDLGKVWTKPQPIPALGRVPVPDHEGLQAGVCDVVPQYHEQTKSVLAMGHVVFYRGPRFARGDQLARYPVYTVRKQDGSWSERKRLEWDNPRGSFIYTNNCGQRVILPDGDILLALTFGDKPTHRSVAGVRCGFDGETLRIKQVGPALTHPHKRGLLEPSLTRFAQRFYLTMRAEDDRGYVSVSDDGLNWNDKTPWAWDDGTPLTMSTTQQHWLTHSDGLCLVYTRKDASNRNVIRWRSPLFMAQVDPKTLQLIRTTERVVLPLAGDGVNDPDHVALMGNFNVTNASPEESWVTAGEWMPRDKARGDVLLSRIRWAKPNRLI
- a CDS encoding DUF1501 domain-containing protein translates to MKDKLASELTRRGMLRSIVGGSTLLPGIVSQLLAADGAMTVPPDPLQPKPTHFPPKAKQVIFLYMSGGVSHVDSWDPKPKLFADAGKTVPINEFQGRKGDYNMFLKRPQWDFAPHGECGTEVSGLFPHMAECVDDLCVIRSMKSDHTNHYEATLGIHTGSFTFARPSIGSWVSYGLGTLNRNLPSFIAIAPKSPYAGGQVWGSDFLPGAHQGTLVVPGREPVANIQRRAASNRLQELELRAMEKLNRRHLTPRGDDPLLTARMKSFETAFGMQSEMPGVFDLSKESDETLDLYGLQRGSTQGFAWQCLVARRLVERGVRFVELIDVGSSNNWDAHGDMLTHAPLAKNVDQPIAGLLRDLKRRGMLEETLVVWTTEFGRTPFNAAAGAAGREHHHWAFSSWLAGAGVKPGITYGESDEYGINTSENPVHVHDFHATILHLMGLDHERLTYRHTGRDYRLTDVHGNVVQEILA
- a CDS encoding DUF2293 domain-containing protein produces the protein MTDNTFLPGPRENTVRSADGNVLTVPAGWALLLPGDAALTRRVKTAGEHWVVQEKKGRKVFSRGVWAPADTIEQIRADLEAERSTEAYAKRKLASARRREKTQTEYVDEFFEAVVAFLDFHSNHAELAQRMARAITQHATPVGSGTVARTKRIPVEQRAEAAVIAWMRHQTTAYDSMPIPRVKGKRREVRRMLAQHSKGILSHYRRGEFISEDCPLQRALAEITPGEKTP